From the genome of Nicotiana sylvestris chromosome 2, ASM39365v2, whole genome shotgun sequence, one region includes:
- the LOC138885053 gene encoding zinc finger BED domain-containing protein RICESLEEPER 2-like: MGSLAYILVGERPLAVDVQDLANRFMRLDVSESSRILAYVVSRSSLFDRIRERQSGDPHLLFLKDRVQHEDARDVTIGDDGMENETETVNELQIVETVGESNASIDSHSTTNNSESEPGSKKRKMVKERSMAWRYFNKFTDSEGVKKARCKFCSEEYVADTKHSGTSNLLLHIPKCPTNPYKAEGSQTTLGFSAARSNRRALARMIIKDEIPFISVEKDGFRDFVRSLQPLFHIPSRTTMTRDCLEIYHEARLALKSILKESKQRICITTDTWTSIQRINYMCVTAHYIDNNWKLHKRILNFCPITSHKGQDLASGIAKCLLEWGVDKVFTVTVDNASSNDVMVRELSKQFTRWNTNLMEGKHVHVRCMAHIINLVVQDGLRDGSVSVERIRQAVRYIRQSPARWKKFKECCDLDRITSKKSLCLDVPTRWNSTYLMLKVATVYEEAFTKYCDIDYGLMSCISNCICEDGQPAGPLLRGDWDSVHFILRLMCTFLKYVFVDSSLKELMQNEDAFLREMAKNMKEKFDKYWGDPHKMNKMIFISCVLDPHHKFNTLSFALGSMFGETIGLKIQEDVKTYMDTLFNVYAMKNGGSGSCSSSPSSPSSPCSGPSSPASSSLLSKFMLDLKKHKKCGGVDFKTELDKYLGEDFEEDHEKFNILGWWKLNSP; this comes from the exons atgggtagtttggcgtatattcttgttggggagagacctcttgcagttgatgttcaggacttagcCAATCGGtttatgaggttggatgtttcggagTCCAGTCGGATCTTAGcttatgtggtttctcggtcttccttgtttgatcgcatcagagagcgccagtctGGCGATCCTCATTTACttttccttaaggacagagttcagcatgaagatgccagagatgtgactattggtgatgatggg atGGAAAACGAGACAGAGACAGTGAATGAACTTCAAATTGTTGAAACAGTTGGTGAAAGTAATGCTTCAATTGATTCACATTCAACAACCAATAACAGTGAATCTGAACCTGGttcgaagaaaagaaaaatggttaAAGAAAGATCAATGGCTTGGCGCTACTTCAACAAGTTCACTGATTCCGAGGGTGTGAAAAAAGCGAGATGCAAGTTTTGTTCAGAAGAATATGTAGCTGATACTAAGCATAGTGGCACAAGCAATTTGTTATTGCATATTCCCAAATGTCCGACCAATCCCTACAAGGCAGAAGGTAGCCAGACAACATTAGGTTTTTCAGCCGCAAGGTCTAACAG GAGGGCTTTAGCTCGTATGATTATTAAAGATGAAATTCCTTTTATTTCTGTTGAAAAAGATGGATTTAGAGACTTTGTTAGAAGTCTTCAACCTTTATTTCATATTCCATCTCGTACTACTATGACTAGGGATTGTCTTGAGATTTACCATGAAGCTAGACTTGCTTTGAAGTCTATTCTTAAAGAATCAAAACAGAGAATATGTATTACTACTGACACATGGACTTCAATTCAAAGAATTAATTATATGTGTGTTACAGCCCATTACATTGACAATAATTGGAAATTACATAAAAGGATATTGAATTTTTGTCCAATTACTAGTCATAAAGGTCAAGATTTAGCTAGTGGTATTGCAAAGTGTTTACTTGAATGGGGAGTGGATAAAGTATTTACTGTGACAGTTGATAATGCGAGTTCTAATGATGTGATGGTTAGAGAGTTATCCAAGCAATTTACTAGATGGAACACTAACTTGATGGAAGGTAAGCATGTTCATGTGAGATGTATGGCTCACATCATCAATCTAGTTGTTCAAGATGGGTTGAGAGATGGGAGTGTGTCTGTTGAACGAATAAGACAAGCTGTTAGGTACATAAGACAATCTCCCGCAAGATGGAAAAAGTTTAAAGAATGTTGTGATCTTGATAGGATAACTTCTAAAAAATCATTGTGCTTGGATGTTCCTACTAGGTGGAACTCCACATATTTGATGTTGAAGGTTGCTACAGTTTATGAGGAAGCCTTTACAAAGTATTGTGATATTGATTATGGTTTGATGTCATGTATTTCTAACTGCATTTGTGAGGATGGACAACCTGCAGGTCCACTTTTACGTGGTGATTGGGATAGT GTACACTTTATATTACGTCTAATGTGCACTTTCTTGAAATATGTGTTTGTTGATTCTTCTTTGAAAGAGTTGATGCAAAATGAAGATGCTTTCTTGAGAGAAATGGCAAAGAATATGAAAGAGAAATTTGACAAGTATTGGGGGGATCCACATAAGATGAACAAAATGATTTTTATCTCATGTGTGCTTGATCCACACCATAAGTTTAATACTCTTTCATTTGCACTTGGTTCTATGTTTGGAGAAACAATAGGTTTGAAAATACAAGAGGATGTGAAAACATACATGGATACTTTGTTTAATGTGTATGCAATGAAAAATGGTGGTTCTggttcatgttcatcttctccatcttCTCCATCTTCTCCATGTTCTGGTCCATCTTCTCCAGCTTCTTCATCATTGCTCTCAAAATTCATGCTAGATTTAAAGAAGCATAAGAAATGTGGCGGAGTTGATTTTAAAACGGAGTTAGATAAATATTTGGgtgaagattttgaggaagaccatgAAAAGTTTAACATTCTGGGGTGGTGGAAGTTGAACTCACCTTGA